DNA from Garra rufa chromosome 5, GarRuf1.0, whole genome shotgun sequence:
TTAAGAAAAAATAGAATTGAAACAAGTGTTAGCAATGGAATATGCCAAGATGGGTGAACTTGACTCTCAGCCTCATTTTACAACAAACAGAGGCTCAAGGAGCAACTGTACACTCACAGTTATGACTGCTTGCATTCTGTTCACCATCTAATTAATCCCAGATGGTTAAAACCAAGTCCCTGACTTTTTCTCTTGAAATATCCAGTTTCAGTAGGAAACCTCTTAATAAAACCTGCTCATTagatatttattcatatttatttaatattaattttaatgttaatgcGTTAAGTGTATGCACTAAAGAATTTGTAATTCTTTTAATACTCTATTTTACTCTTTACAGTATTTCTATATTAGCTTAAAGTATAAATATGTAAAACTGTTGTTGAAGTATAACTATTAAAACTATAGTTACAAGAGAGAATAAATGTGGAGTGAAAACTAAAGGAAGGGGGTCACTATAAATCTACTTcacaaaaagttttttaaaaaagtgaaagattgaaagaaaaaaacattacccaTGTGATGTAGTTCATCCCATATATGTTTTCTCATTAGAATAATGCAATggatatttaaaatgaaataatagtCTGTATCTGTGTGTAATAAATGTTTGTATCTCATGCTATTCTATATACTAATGACAACAGAAGATTAAATAAAAAGCACATTGTATTCGTTTCAGGATGTTGTTGTAAaatttcattttgattttttgttgttgttgttaaagtagTGGTATGCCAGCTTGTATATTGCATCTTCTTGTGTTGTCTTGTTGTTGACATTTGTATTAATGTCTATAATTATTTGCATGTTGATAGAAATAAAAGTATGACAAACATTAATGTTGGCATTCTCTTATCTTGAAAGAAGACAATAGTAATTTTAATgtgcattgtaattttactgaagTATTTAGATATGGTTTCAGCAGATTTCTCAACAAAATACCTGACAATTAAGTAGTGACTTTAAGCCATCTGTCAAAAACAGTGAAAGATAAATCCATGACTAACGTAAAAGAAAGCTGAAATACATATACTATGTATTCTTTGTTAATCAGTAATCAATCTTTTTAACCTTATTATATATAGTTAAAAAATATAGCCAAATAAgttataaaaaagtaaatatataacTGTCACAGATTTGCCAGGCTCTCTTACTTCCACCACCCAGCGCTTCCAGTCACCTGAGTGTTAATCACCTGCACCTGTCAGTGATTACTGCTTTTTCAGCGCACTATTTAAGCACACCTGAAACCTGCACCTGGAGCAACTTCGTAGAGCCTTTATCTTCACCAAGTTGTACCCCTAAAGTGCCTACAACCTCATCTGGATGTGTGAAGGGGAcaagtggaagaccgccttcattacCTCATCTGGACACTATGAGTACCTTGTTATGCCATATGGCCTGATTAGTGCCCCTTCCGTATTCCAGGATTTCATCAATTAAGTGTTCTGTGACAGAATTGTAATTGTGTACATAGATAGCATCCTTATCCATTCCAGGAGCCTGGACAAACTTCACCAGCATGTTTCAAGGGTTCTCCAGGAGTTCCTGAAGGTATTCCTCTGCTATACTATGCTGGTCCAGTCGTTGAGGTGTGTGCTCCTCCATTCCCCTTCGCCACCTGTAAATCAAACAAGGACTGTTGTCATCTTCTCCATATCACTGTTAAAAGCACCTGCTCTCTCACAGTGTCCAATAAAGCTGTGCATGGATTCATTTAATCTCTGTTTAATGTGTAACTCATTCAGTCTCCCAATTAATATGAAGTGATAGAAGTTGCAtccataaaattaaaaataatttctcAAAATTTCTACAGTCTTAGTTCAGGTCTACAAAGTCCAGCACTTATCAACTTGACAGACATGCTTTAACCACTATGGCCACCATCTTTCATCTTGGCTAGCTATCACAGCCCTTCCAATCTCTTGCTTGTCGTTATTCATCATCTTTATCCACTACATGCCTGATGCACCGCTGGCTTTGCTGAGCAGACAGTGGCCTTGTTTCCCATTGGAGAGGGCCGATGTAATAGGATAGTTTAGGGATTACAGGTAAGACGCCCAAGACCTCTAACTTTGGCCAAATCCAGTGTGTCTCACCCAGCCAGGGGTATGGAGGTGCAAGGGCACCAGTCTCACCACTGAGTGGGTGTGTGGCTCATTTGAGCATCGCTACGGGGGGATCACCACCAAAAAATCTGGACTGACCTTTGCTAACGGATTAAGTGACCACGACATACAGAATAGCACCTACGTTGTTTGGATGAAAGTGATTTGATCTTGTATTCTAACCAAGAAAAGGAACCTAACGGATTTACACAAAGTTTCCTTTTTTTCACAGAACATCTGAAGCTCCAACAGTCTCAGCCTGATTCACAGCACCTCTGTCAGAGAGTTTACATTTGAACACTTCTGCATTTCTTCACACTCTTCAAGTCTTCCTTTTTCTCAAGTTTACACCACACTACTCTTTCACAATGGTTGTGGGTAAGATGAAGTTCACTTCTCAGAAAAGGGTGAAGTTGGCCCAGGGTTTATGGCTGCTGTCATGGATGGCGACTCTGGGTGGAGCGGTTACCTTCACTTTAGGATGCTTCCTAAAGACTGAGCTTCGAAGGAGGGGAGAGGTATCCATACAACCCTCATGTGTTTCATTTGCTTCATGTTTTTGGTTAATAATTGCATGCATTATGCAATGACGCAATGCATAGTTCTTAACTTTAAAGCTGGCATTGACATTATGCAGCAAAATTTTATTTAGCACAATATTTGGCaattaattaactatttattcatttagcatgTTTGTGGCTTTGATTTAGTTTACAGTTTATGGATTTTAGTTTATGGaatcactattttaaattgacaaatgtataaataaatatgttaggGGCTCAATCATTTCAGAAAAATATGGCAGGGATTAACCTATGTGAATAAAAATATAATCTAAGCCGCTCATAATAGGCTTAAGGAGCCGTCCTTTACAAAGGAGCTCTTCACCAGTCTAGATGGGTCATTatcaatgatgatgatgatgaagactgCCATCGGTCCTAAGAAGGCCATACatgattttctatttttttattgtctttatttatttattttaaatccaaaataattcaaaatgtgaATAAAACTATTACAGTGTCTAAATCATACTAAAATAGGACTGCTTAGATCTCAAGTCACACTGAATATTTGTATAAAAATGATTGATGGATTGACATCAACATCTTGTCCCCTAGGTAATGGACAACACAGACATCCACTGTGTGCCCAACACCTTAATGATTGTGGGTCTGGCTTCCATGGGCATCAATTACTTTGCCAGTCGAATCTGCCAGGATGCCCTCGACCCTGGGCGATTCCCACGATGGAAGACCTTCCTGAAGCCATATTTTGGATGCTCGATATTCTTCACCACCCTCATGCTGATTTCAGTCATCCTGAGTTACGCCATGAAGGGCAGCCTGGAGACCTCCCTGAAGATCGGCCTGAAGAACGGCATCCGCTTCTACAAGGACACGGACACACCTGGCCGCTGCTTTCAGAAGCAGACCATCGACCGCCTTCAGATGGAGTTCCAGTGCTGCGGCAACAACAACTATAAGGACTGGTTTGAGGTGCAGTGGATCAGCAACCGCTACCTGGATTTCAGCTCTAAGGAAGTGAAGGAGTGAGTCAATGAGAATTCAAAGGGTTAAAGGGATGcagaagttcacccaaaaatgaaaaccgtGTCATCATTTACACAACTTCAAGTCGTTcaactttctttcttctgcagaacacaaaagaacatattttgaagagtgtttctgctgtttttgttcataACATTAATTACTATATGGGCATTTGACAagaatcttcttttatgttccacagaataaGGGCTTAAACTTTAGTTTTAGGACCTGTTATGACTGGCAACTAATTATTAACTGTGACTTTTGCCTCAGtgaactcctaatttgctgcttattaatatttagtCAGATACTGGGAAAGTTTAGATAAGGAATcaagaatatggtcatgcagaataagacattaatatgtgctttataagtaccaATAAACAGCCAAAATGCttgtaatatgcatgctaatgagcaactagttaatagtgagaactggtccCTAATTTAAAGTGTTATAGAATAAAGAAATGTacacaggtttagaacaacacaaGAGTGAGTGAACTATTAGAGAagcttcatttttgggtgaattgttCCTTTGCTATCTGTATTATTCTATTTAAGACACCCAAAGACACTTGAGGAGAATTTGAGACTTCATACTAGAAATCCTCTAGAAATCACTTCAGAAGCAAAGTGGCTCAGAAATGAGAAGTTAGGTTTGAGAAAACTGTTAAAACGCCATTAATTTTTGGATGTCAATGCAGTGGCATTCATAATTGTTAAGAGTGTCTTAAGTGTccaaaaccattcaaacacaCTAGAGTATAATCAAAGACCATCTACATGATGGTACAAAATATCATCAATGAAAATGCATTTATGATTCACATTAATACCTAGTGTAAACAGCAATCTGTTTTGGCCGATCACTCAAGACAAACTATAATACTAAGTTCAAACATGGACTCTGAGATGTCTTTGTAAAAACTACAATCTTTTGGGTAAGTACAATTAAAATAGAATGAGGTAGGAATGTTTCACATGAATGATTGGTAAGTTAAGAGCTCTCAGTTTTCAAAAATTTAaggttcttttctcttttttctttttttctctctagcCGCATTAAAAGCAACGTGGATGGCCGTTACTTGGTTGACGGTGTGCCGTTCAGCTGCTGTAACCCTAGCTCTCCCAGACCCTGTATCCAGTACAAAATCACCAACAACACCGCCCATTACAACTACGATCACCAGACCGAAGAGCTCAACATCTTCATTTGGGGGTGCAGAGAAGCCCTGGTCAACTACTACATGGGGCTGATGAACGCGATTGGAGCTGTGGTTCTGTCCGTCTTCCTGCTTCAGGTACACTGATAAAGGTTTGCATGTAAACAACAGACAATGGGTagacactatatgtgacccttaaatagcacaggtattgacccaacaatacattgtatgggtcaaaattattgttttttattttatgccaaaaatcattaggatattaaataaagatcatgctccatgaagatcttttgtaaatttcctaccctagatatatcaaaacttaatttttgattagtaatatgcattgcttagaacttcatttggacaactttaaaggcgattttctcaatattaaatttttttgcatcctcagattccagattttcaaatagtttttatctcggccaaatattgcgctatcctaacaaaccatacatcaataaaaagctttattcagctttcagatgatacatgaatctctttttttttttaaattacctttATGACTGACTGTTTTGTTGTTCAGGGTCTTGCCTACCCTGACTAAGATTAGTTGGTTTGTGGAAAATTTCACTATTTCACTTGCCagttcaaaggttctttaaagaaccatctctgtcttacctttttataatctgaacactgcaaaaaatgcttttctagtttagattttttgtctggtttccagccaaaatatcaaaaaattcttaaatcaagaaggattttctagacgagtaaaaattattttcttgttttcagaaaaaaacaagtcaaaattaagtgagtttttgcttagaacaagccaaaaaatctgccagtggggtatttcaaacagaaaacaagattatttttcttaccccattggcagattattttgcttgtttcaagcaaaaatgtacttaatattgacttttttttctgaaaacaagacaataatttttactcgtctagaaaatccttcttgatttaagagttttcagatattttggctggaaacaagacaaaaaaatctaagctagaaaagcattttttgcagtgaagaaccttctttagccacaaagaaccttttgtgaaacagaaagagtctttagatgttaaaggttctttatggaaccatttaaaccaaaaaggttcttctgtggcatcgtgaaGGACCTTTATTTTTCAAAGTGTAGTTTAGTTGACTTGCATTtggttagttaacatgaactaacaatgaaaaaatAGTTCATGTTAACTTAAACATTTACTGATTTGTGTTGTAGAATAGGTTAACATATGATTTCAAATTGAACACGCAAAATGGCAAATACACACCCACAAATTCCTGTTCTAGTCATTTTAGTTCATAATTTACATATTTTAGCCATGCATATTTTACTTATACTAACCAACCATTTCTACCCATTTTCGTCTCCAGAGCTCAGTGTTGGCCAGTGTGCGGCTCCTCCAGACGTCTTTGGAGGCCGTGGCTGGACAGGAGAACGCAGAGATCGAAACCGAGGGCTACTTGCTTGAGAAGGGCGTGAAGGAGACGTTCATGGAGTTTGTGGATCCTGTGCTGAAGCTCCTGTTGCTGAACCAGGTGTCTCCTCCTGAAACCAATCCAGAAGAAGGATCCAGCAGCTAAAGAGTCAGATTCAGCTGAGCGCTGAAGAGTTTCCAGCTGGAGGCTGAGAGTGCTGACAACTAATCCAATAATTCATGGTTTGGCATTTTTATATGTCAGTTTTAATCTCAAAGAGTTTTATACTTCATTAATACACTAAAACAGTTGTTTCTGAAATACGTTAACAGTATCAACATTTCACCCAATTCTTAGAAGTCTTCTGAACGATGAATCACTTATGTTTTATGGCAAATATATGATATTGCTAGCCTTGGGGTAAGTAAACATCCATTAACTTCTGTCAGGAGAAACTTGGTGCAGCTATTCCTGGGAAATGACCAGCAATATGCTTCAATTTCCAGCAGGAATGGTTGAATATTGAATGACTGTGCAGTTTCTAATCAGAAAGGTCTGTTACATTTCATTCCCATTTTCTCATGCCATACACCCAAAAGATGCTGATTACGTAATATAGCTTGTTTTGTAATACTACTGCTGTGGATGTTTGGAAATGATTGCAATATAACAGAAAGatgcccttgtgaaaaagaactGTGCTTAACTGAagtgaatgtgcacttgtagtgtacttcatttctgaaaagtatatattttttaaaactgtacttgcaggtaatatattattaatgaaatgaaaggccacttaaaggagtagttcactttgagtacaaaaatgtacagataatgtatccatatagtggacttctatggcggccctgagtttgatcttccagaatgcagtttaaatgcagctttaaaggactctaaacgatcccagccgaggaagaagagtcttatctagcgaaacaattggttgttttctaaaaacatttacaacttatatactttttaatctcaaaccttcaggatatagacaggaatgaaaatgtaaagtgtggtgtgtgtaagtgttactgaagtggagatttatggctcagtgtaggagaaaaaactcttggcctttaaaaatatggattgtaattgaaatctattgacacaaatagataaagtgctataaaagaaagacttaacagtgtcttttgggtgttttctttccactagtctgaaaaaacactaaaaagcccaaaatctcaaacttgacaggtgcatgaaaaaaaacgtAAATTATTTTGAAGTGTATTATTTCTGTGGTAAGTActctttttaaaaatatgctGAAGTGCACTTCTTTTCCCAAGGGTAAGTCGTTCTAATCATCGACATCTTGCGCTGTGCACTACCCAGGCGTGACCAGATAGCGCTTTCTCTTCCAAAACAGTTTTTACAAACATCAGAACACATTTTTACTTTGGCTTCACAGCGGGACGTCCCATCCGCACTGGCCCAAAGTCAATACCCACTTTGCTTTACTGTTTATTAAGTGTGTTCTAATAAGTTTTGATTGCATTGTATTTCTGCTTTGAGCGTGGACAAACAAATTATTTGATGCTggaaattattcaattaaaatatattttcactcattattatttttctcacccaGTGTTACTTGCATACAGTGTTACTGTCAttaagtaatttttgttttgcattcagCATGGAATTAAATGCATTGTAAGTGATAAAGATGGCGTAGATTAAGCTCTGAAACCCTGTACTGCACTCGCAGAACCGTCAAAAACTGTCAGGTCCAATAAAATCTGGCATTTTGAACTGCTTTGTTGTGTGGTGATATTTTGTGGAAATGCATGCATACTGTATTCCTCTGCTTCTGTCTTTTTATCGATTGTTTCTTTTAAACTTCTGCACATCTACACAATTACATTCAGGTGCATTGATGCACACAGTAAGCGAGCAGAAAGATCCTTACATACATAAATAGCTGGCTGTCAGAGACAGATAATGAAGGATGATGATTGATGGCAGCATGCACAGTGAAAGCCCAGTGTGTCTGTGTCCTTTATCCTGTAACCTGTCCTAATCTGTTAATACACTAACTGCTGCGCAAGCACTCGCCGCATCCGATTACACCTAACACGTTAATACAGGAGAGAAGATGAATATCCAAATGCATGTATATATGTCAAGTGCTCATCTATACTTTTACCACATCTATAtgatgccttgcaaaagtattcataaccccatgttttatgttgcagcctcaTGTTAAATtgcacatcaatctacactccatacaccataatgactaAGAACAAAACAGGTTAGAAACAACTTTGCTAATTTATTATTaagaaaaaacttaaatgattctattgataagtatttatacccttatAAACTAAATTAATCTTAAAttagtttaaatttatttttaccttttatagCCATTTCTActtttataaagccattttttatAAATGATGATGTCTCATGGGTTCAGTATTTGTGACATTAAAAATGTCAGTggccaatttttttttacaaacaaggCCTATTTAAAATTTTTGGAACAAAATGAAGTTTAAACGAAAGAACAACATCAAAAATGTTTGgtctaaaaataattaaatgtaggggtaacacattacaagtaacacaagttacgtaataatatgactttttccaagtaactagtaaagtaacgcattgccTTTTAATTGACAAGGaaatctgagttacttttccctcatttattgattaaaagctctcctgtcctcatgttgagagaaattgtgagtaagtcataaatgtgaacatgcattaattcatctcactcactaaaaaacagatccagagttcttcaaaatgaataaaaacactgaaattcaaacAAACcggcaataattaaatatgttaaataatacaaatatcctttatgtatttaatcccattttattaaccgatgtctttgctgccgaccttcgatgatccaattcatccatactaataagcagaaattactcaagataatctaacatttgttttccttttttattgctaaagagttgacatttgttcttctgcggtctactgtacagacgtgaatctacttttctctaagcctgaggcttttgctgtaaaaaagcttttacatttgacaataatagaactttttatattaaaaacaaacaagcaagccctggccagatttaaaaagtaacacaaaagtaacagaATGCATCGCTTAcgcaaaagtaactaagtaacgtaattagttactttcttAGGGAGTaagtcaatattgtaatgcattacttttaaaagtaactttccccaaaacTGAGTATAGAATTAATCATGAGAAAGGATGAGCatctggctcaacttaccccaggATGTTTGGCTCAAATTATCAGATTTGTCTGTAATTGTTCAGACACAAGATGCATGAATCttcaacataaataaataaattgaacagcaaaaaaaaaaacaaaaaaaactttttgaacttGTTAAAACATTGTTACCAATCATAAATGGGCCCCTCTTCATCACAGGGCTAGTAAAATAAAACTGATAACTCTTGAATGTATTTGTGGTCATATGACCAATTTTGTTTAAGCTTGCCTAAATACAAGAGAACAGCCCATATGTGACTCGCTGTTTTGGAAATGCTCTGATCTGTTCTCTAACCCATTTTACCTGCTTCCAACACATTGAAATTCAAGAAATGACTGTACACTTGTCTGCCTAATATATCACACCCCATTGACAGATGCCATTATAATGATAGAATCAATGCTATTCACTTTGCCTGTCAATGGTTTTAATCTTGTGGCTGATCAGTAGCCTATAAACACActgtttattagttttttttattatcaatgttgctgTTATCTATAACAAGCTTAATGGATACTTCAAAGATAGCAGCTGAAATTAGACATTACGCATGACATAGgaattacacacacatacagctgGAGATCCAAAAAGGGCGTGCGAGATAAAGGCCTGCTGTCGTTAGAGGGAGAGGCCGTCCTTTAGCACGGGAGTTGGCAAGTTGGATTGCACCAGCCTTTTCTCTTTCGCCACCTACACACAGAACTAACCCACCCAACCACTCTTCTACTCTCAAACCCAGTCCAATAGCGGCACTCCGGCTTACTATCCCAAAGTCAGAATCATTTGAGCGAATCGGTTCGCTCGAACGGATCATTCTAATGAATCGATTCATTAAACGATTCATTAATTCTTCCGAGACAGAATTTAAAAGTGCATTCAGGCATGTTCTGTAACGAAATAAACACAGCTGATAGCTTTTTCTGTTTTTAACCTTACCTCacacattttaaacaaaataaattttaaacaAGGTTACAATTCGAGCACTTTAAAAAGCGAATAAGGAAGTACACTTGAACATTTTGTAATGATATTTACCCATCCTCAGTGTTTCTTAGATACAGGTTTAATACTGATCACAGTAATTGTACCTTTTGTAATGTCGATATTGAAACGGCTGCACATTTATTCTTTGTTTAAATTTGGTCTGATACATTTGAGTGACTTAAAGTTTCAATCAAGTTGTCTTCTcaattttcaaaaaaattgaaaaatgtataatgtttttggtttcactgcaaaaaaatgctttgtcttgtttccagccaaaatatctcaaaatttttaaatcaggaagattttaaaaattcttaaatcaggaagaattttctagatgagtaaaaaatcagaaaaaaacaagtcaaaattaagtttgtttttgcttgaaacaagcaaaacaatctgccatt
Protein-coding regions in this window:
- the rom1a gene encoding rod outer segment membrane protein 1a, coding for MVVGKMKFTSQKRVKLAQGLWLLSWMATLGGAVTFTLGCFLKTELRRRGEVMDNTDIHCVPNTLMIVGLASMGINYFASRICQDALDPGRFPRWKTFLKPYFGCSIFFTTLMLISVILSYAMKGSLETSLKIGLKNGIRFYKDTDTPGRCFQKQTIDRLQMEFQCCGNNNYKDWFEVQWISNRYLDFSSKEVKDRIKSNVDGRYLVDGVPFSCCNPSSPRPCIQYKITNNTAHYNYDHQTEELNIFIWGCREALVNYYMGLMNAIGAVVLSVFLLQSSVLASVRLLQTSLEAVAGQENAEIETEGYLLEKGVKETFMEFVDPVLKLLLLNQVSPPETNPEEGSSS